A genomic stretch from Antarcticibacterium flavum includes:
- a CDS encoding DUF4199 family protein, whose translation MKDLSIPVKYSLFISAGLIAYFLIISIFGAHTNPFFSLFNPVIVGIGMYAAIIAYKKKKGGKFKYQKGFRTGLTTGFMATIFFTIFFAFYATEIEPNFIDRLLSMWDSDWYVNIGMVVFTVALMGFATSVVLTLAFMQKFKDSWNTREGREHTF comes from the coding sequence ATGAAAGACTTGTCTATACCTGTTAAATACAGTTTATTTATTTCAGCAGGCTTAATTGCCTATTTCTTAATTATTTCCATCTTTGGTGCACATACAAATCCCTTTTTTAGTTTATTCAATCCGGTTATTGTAGGAATTGGAATGTATGCAGCCATCATAGCTTATAAAAAGAAAAAAGGCGGTAAATTTAAATATCAAAAGGGTTTTCGTACAGGTTTAACCACAGGATTTATGGCTACGATCTTTTTCACGATTTTCTTTGCTTTTTATGCGACTGAAATAGAGCCCAATTTTATTGACAGGCTATTGTCCATGTGGGATAGTGACTGGTACGTAAATATAGGAATGGTGGTGTTCACTGTGGCATTGATGGGGTTTGCCACCAGTGTGGTTCTTACCCTGGCATTTATGCAAAAATTTAAGGATAGCTGGAACACCCGGGAAGGTAGAGAGCACACCTTTTAA
- the rplU gene encoding 50S ribosomal protein L21, with protein MYAIVEIAGQQFKVAKDQKVFVNRLTGEEGDSISFDNVLLTGDGDDITLGAPAIDGASVDAKITRHVKGDKVIVFKKKRRKGYRVKNGHRQSLTEISITGISLPGSKKSSSKKEETKKEETKASNDLNDHTVVELREMAKEKGIEGYSSMKKAELVAALS; from the coding sequence ATGTACGCAATTGTAGAGATAGCAGGGCAGCAATTTAAGGTTGCAAAAGACCAGAAAGTGTTTGTTAACCGTTTGACCGGTGAAGAAGGGGACAGTATTTCTTTTGATAATGTTCTTCTTACAGGTGATGGTGACGATATTACTTTAGGCGCCCCAGCTATAGACGGAGCTTCGGTAGACGCTAAGATCACCAGGCACGTTAAGGGAGACAAGGTTATTGTCTTTAAAAAGAAAAGAAGAAAAGGTTACCGTGTGAAAAATGGTCACCGCCAGTCATTGACTGAAATTTCTATTACAGGAATTTCTTTGCCTGGTTCTAAGAAATCTTCTTCTAAGAAAGAGGAAACTAAAAAAGAAGAGACAAAAGCTTCCAATGATCTTAACGACCATACAGTTGTGGAATTAAGGGAAATGGCTAAAGAAAAAGGAATTGAAGGTTACTCTTCAATGAAGAAGGCAGAGCTTGTTGCCGCTTTAAGTTAA
- the rpmA gene encoding 50S ribosomal protein L27: MAHKKGVGSSKNGRESESKRLGVKIFGGQAAVAGNIIVRQRGTAHNPGENVYAGKDHTLHAKVDGLVKFTKKKNNKSYVSIEPFEA; this comes from the coding sequence ATGGCTCACAAAAAAGGAGTTGGTAGTTCCAAGAACGGTAGAGAATCTGAATCGAAACGCTTAGGTGTTAAGATCTTTGGAGGACAGGCTGCCGTAGCAGGAAACATCATCGTTAGACAAAGAGGTACTGCTCACAATCCAGGAGAGAATGTGTATGCAGGAAAAGACCATACTTTACATGCCAAAGTTGACGGCCTTGTAAAATTTACTAAAAAGAAAAACAATAAATCATACGTTTCTATCGAACCGTTTGAGGCTTAA
- a CDS encoding putative signal transducing protein codes for MEFITIYNTHDTTEVSILKNLFDKEGIEYKVLGEATASSAGIAASGNTGIRIQVREDEREKAKEILVESGFLGHKKDHHTKRRSGPAVNRWVLIFLAALVLVLVALLITWFMNVE; via the coding sequence ATGGAATTCATCACGATTTATAACACTCATGATACTACAGAAGTTTCTATACTTAAGAACCTTTTTGATAAAGAAGGCATAGAGTATAAAGTGTTGGGAGAAGCCACAGCCTCTTCTGCCGGGATCGCTGCTTCCGGCAATACAGGAATAAGGATACAGGTAAGGGAAGACGAAAGGGAGAAAGCAAAAGAGATCCTTGTGGAAAGTGGTTTCTTAGGCCATAAGAAGGATCATCACACCAAAAGAAGAAGCGGCCCTGCAGTAAACAGGTGGGTGCTTATTTTTCTTGCCGCCCTTGTACTGGTGCTGGTTGCATTGCTTATTACGTGGTTCATGAATGTGGAATAA
- a CDS encoding DUF2007 domain-containing protein, whose translation MSYFTIYTTSRQTKIIILKQLFEEHHIDYRVLKEPKYSAVPVGFRIQVTEKHGERAKNILKNHGFLGTPEPAPDSHMLSRFWIYLSMALFLIVIISILIKLSGNL comes from the coding sequence ATGAGTTATTTCACTATATATACTACTTCGCGACAAACGAAGATCATTATCCTGAAACAACTTTTTGAGGAGCATCATATAGATTACAGGGTGCTTAAGGAGCCAAAGTATAGCGCCGTTCCGGTTGGTTTTCGAATCCAGGTTACAGAAAAACACGGGGAAAGGGCGAAGAATATTTTGAAAAACCACGGTTTCCTGGGAACCCCTGAGCCTGCCCCAGATTCACATATGCTCTCCAGGTTCTGGATCTACCTGAGCATGGCTCTTTTTTTAATCGTAATTATCTCAATCCTAATTAAACTTTCAGGAAATCTTTAA
- the ahcY gene encoding adenosylhomocysteinase — MSTKTVPYTAYKVKDISLADWGRKEIELAEAEMPGLMSLREEFGNEQPLKGARIAGCLHMTIQTAVLIETLVALGAEVTWSSCNIFSTQDQAAAAIAAAGIPVYAWKGMNEEEFNWCIEQTLFFGEDRKPLNMILDDGGDLTNMVLNQYPELAEGIKGLSEETTTGVHRLYERMKKGTLPMPAINVNDSVTKSKFDNKYGCRESAVDAVRRATDVMLAGKRVVVCGYGDVGKGTAASFRGAGSIVTVTEIDPICALQAAMDGFEVKKLETVLPKADIVITTTGNKDIVRGEHFEAMKDKTIVCNIGHFDNEIDVAWLNNNHGNTKNTIKPQVDKYTIDGKDIILLAEGRLVNLGCATGHPSFVMSNSFTNQTLAQIELWKNTDQYENKVYMLPKHLDEKVAKLHLEKIGVELTELSEEQAEYIGVTVEGPFKPEYYRY, encoded by the coding sequence ATGTCAACTAAAACGGTGCCTTATACGGCCTATAAAGTTAAAGATATTTCCCTTGCAGATTGGGGAAGAAAAGAAATAGAACTTGCTGAGGCAGAAATGCCCGGGCTCATGTCCCTTAGGGAGGAGTTTGGAAATGAACAGCCCCTTAAAGGAGCACGCATTGCAGGTTGTTTACACATGACTATCCAAACTGCAGTTTTAATTGAAACTTTGGTGGCTCTGGGTGCTGAGGTTACCTGGAGCTCCTGCAACATCTTTTCTACACAAGACCAGGCTGCCGCAGCAATAGCAGCAGCAGGTATCCCTGTGTATGCGTGGAAAGGTATGAATGAAGAGGAATTTAACTGGTGTATCGAGCAAACTTTATTCTTTGGAGAAGATCGTAAGCCGTTGAATATGATCCTTGATGATGGAGGTGACCTTACAAATATGGTTTTAAACCAGTATCCTGAACTTGCTGAAGGTATTAAAGGACTATCTGAAGAGACCACCACAGGAGTTCATCGTCTTTATGAGCGTATGAAAAAAGGAACACTTCCTATGCCTGCGATCAACGTTAATGATTCTGTTACCAAATCAAAATTTGACAACAAATATGGATGTCGTGAAAGCGCTGTAGATGCAGTAAGACGTGCTACAGACGTTATGCTTGCAGGAAAAAGAGTTGTGGTTTGTGGTTATGGCGACGTGGGTAAAGGTACCGCTGCATCTTTTAGAGGTGCCGGCTCGATAGTTACAGTTACAGAAATAGATCCTATTTGTGCCCTGCAGGCTGCAATGGATGGTTTTGAAGTTAAAAAGCTGGAGACCGTACTTCCAAAAGCAGATATCGTTATTACAACTACAGGTAATAAGGATATTGTGCGCGGCGAACATTTCGAGGCAATGAAGGACAAAACAATTGTTTGTAACATTGGCCATTTTGATAATGAGATAGATGTTGCCTGGTTAAATAATAACCACGGAAACACTAAAAATACTATTAAGCCTCAGGTAGATAAGTACACCATTGACGGGAAGGATATTATTCTTCTTGCTGAAGGTAGACTGGTAAACCTTGGATGTGCAACAGGACATCCAAGTTTTGTGATGAGTAACTCCTTCACAAACCAAACTTTGGCTCAAATTGAACTCTGGAAGAATACAGACCAATATGAGAACAAGGTTTACATGCTGCCGAAGCATCTTGACGAAAAGGTTGCAAAACTACACCTTGAAAAAATCGGCGTGGAGCTTACTGAACTCTCTGAAGAGCAGGCAGAATATATTGGAGTAACCGTTGAAGGACCTTTCAAACCGGAGTATTACAGATATTAG
- a CDS encoding 4'-phosphopantetheinyl transferase family protein: protein MPLYKRITVDEHTNVFIWKVEESLEWLGNGIELTPNCKNRVAGMKSEIHRRGFMSIRHLLAEAGYVDQDLYYDDMGKPHLKDGKNISITHSFNFTGIIVSDKKVGIDIEMQREKILKIANKFTPLKEYHTVANEEALIRKLTIVWGGKESIYKMYAEPGLGFLQHINITDFDFDDRSTTGKVFFKGKTSQYYMEFLEFEGFTCVYAMPLEDAPAKSK, encoded by the coding sequence ATGCCCCTTTACAAAAGAATAACAGTTGATGAGCATACTAATGTCTTCATTTGGAAGGTAGAAGAATCCCTGGAATGGCTTGGTAATGGAATTGAACTCACACCTAACTGCAAGAACCGGGTAGCCGGTATGAAAAGTGAGATACACCGCCGGGGCTTTATGAGTATTAGACATTTACTGGCAGAAGCAGGTTACGTAGACCAGGATCTGTACTATGATGACATGGGCAAGCCGCATTTAAAGGATGGTAAGAATATCTCTATCACGCATTCCTTCAATTTTACAGGCATTATTGTAAGTGATAAAAAGGTAGGGATAGATATAGAAATGCAGCGTGAAAAGATCCTTAAAATTGCCAATAAATTTACTCCATTGAAAGAGTACCATACTGTTGCCAATGAAGAAGCCCTTATAAGAAAGCTCACTATTGTTTGGGGAGGAAAGGAATCAATTTATAAAATGTATGCAGAGCCCGGCCTGGGATTTCTCCAGCACATTAATATTACCGATTTTGATTTTGACGACCGAAGCACCACCGGGAAGGTCTTTTTTAAAGGAAAAACTTCGCAATATTATATGGAATTCCTGGAGTTCGAGGGGTTCACCTGTGTTTACGCCATGCCACTTGAAGATGCACCGGCTAAGAGCAAATAA
- a CDS encoding phosphoglycerol geranylgeranyltransferase: MGTIFKEIKKAAAKKSKFLAVLIDPENFIIGDATSFFKALPPGVTHIFVGGSTAGSAETRDAVEAIKLNSSLPVIIFPGDHTQITSLADGLLFLSLISGRNPEYLIEQQVKAVRRLRESSLEIIPTGYILIDGGKDCTVQRVSHTQPIAREEIDYIVETALAGEYSGKKLIYLEAGSGAKIPVSAQIIAAVRKALSIPLIVGGGIRNREQLEEAYNAGADLVVIGTAFENGNYNF; this comes from the coding sequence ATGGGTACGATCTTTAAAGAAATTAAAAAAGCCGCTGCTAAAAAAAGTAAATTTCTCGCTGTTCTTATAGATCCGGAAAATTTTATAATAGGTGATGCTACAAGCTTTTTTAAAGCATTACCTCCAGGGGTTACCCACATTTTTGTGGGGGGAAGTACCGCAGGCTCTGCTGAAACCAGGGATGCAGTAGAGGCTATAAAGCTTAACTCTTCCCTGCCGGTAATAATTTTTCCCGGCGATCATACACAAATAACTTCCCTGGCCGATGGGTTGTTGTTCTTAAGTCTTATTTCAGGGCGAAACCCGGAATATCTAATTGAACAACAGGTGAAGGCTGTAAGGAGATTACGAGAGTCTTCCCTGGAAATAATCCCAACCGGCTATATCCTTATAGATGGTGGAAAAGATTGTACAGTTCAAAGGGTTAGCCACACACAGCCTATTGCCCGGGAAGAAATAGATTATATAGTGGAAACGGCACTTGCCGGCGAATACTCTGGTAAGAAACTTATTTACCTTGAAGCGGGTAGTGGGGCAAAGATCCCCGTTTCTGCTCAAATTATAGCTGCTGTTAGAAAAGCTCTATCCATTCCACTCATTGTGGGAGGGGGGATTCGAAACCGGGAGCAACTCGAGGAAGCCTATAATGCCGGTGCAGATTTGGTTGTTATAGGCACAGCCTTTGAAAATGGAAATTATAACTTCTAG
- a CDS encoding thiamine-binding protein yields MKISVELTLTPLQDNFEPAIINFIKKLRNSGLTVKENPLSTQVYGDYDEVMQLLNTEIKDAFEAIDRGLLYMKIVKSDRSDYAADF; encoded by the coding sequence ATGAAAATTTCAGTAGAACTTACCCTCACCCCCCTGCAGGATAATTTTGAACCTGCGATAATAAACTTCATAAAAAAACTAAGGAACTCCGGCCTTACCGTAAAAGAAAACCCGCTTAGCACCCAGGTGTATGGCGATTATGATGAGGTAATGCAATTGCTGAATACAGAAATTAAAGACGCTTTTGAAGCTATTGACCGCGGATTATTATATATGAAGATCGTAAAATCTGACAGAAGCGACTATGCAGCCGATTTTTGA
- the pnuC gene encoding nicotinamide riboside transporter PnuC, translating to MQPIFDILFEQYYDYPLLFIVLELIAVLFGFLSVWFSKQENILVYPTGIISTAIFVYLLWQWGLLGDMMINAYYFSMSIYGWYVWTRKVDAVHFTPVTFMSKKEHFLSAGIFVATLLFVYAVYEYFDKWTDWTAYVDTFTTGIFFVGMWLMARKKLENWIYWIIGDIISIPLYFYKGLTFTSFQYLLFTIIAFYGYRAWKKSYHNNPLTA from the coding sequence ATGCAGCCGATTTTTGATATTCTCTTTGAGCAATATTACGATTATCCTTTACTCTTTATAGTTCTTGAACTCATTGCAGTTCTATTTGGATTCCTCTCTGTTTGGTTTTCAAAGCAGGAGAATATTCTTGTATATCCCACGGGAATAATAAGCACGGCGATATTTGTGTATCTGCTTTGGCAGTGGGGGTTGCTGGGCGATATGATGATCAACGCCTACTATTTTAGTATGAGTATTTATGGCTGGTATGTCTGGACCAGGAAAGTAGATGCGGTGCATTTTACCCCCGTTACTTTTATGTCAAAAAAAGAGCATTTCCTATCTGCCGGGATCTTTGTGGCTACCCTTCTTTTTGTATATGCCGTATATGAATATTTTGATAAATGGACAGACTGGACTGCCTACGTGGATACTTTTACTACAGGGATCTTTTTCGTGGGAATGTGGCTTATGGCGCGCAAAAAACTAGAGAACTGGATCTACTGGATCATAGGAGATATAATCTCTATCCCACTTTATTTCTATAAAGGCCTCACTTTTACCAGTTTTCAATACCTTTTATTCACCATAATTGCCTTTTACGGTTACAGAGCATGGAAGAAAAGTTATCACAACAACCCACTAACTGCATGA
- a CDS encoding AAA family ATPase, whose amino-acid sequence MEEKLSQQPTNCMKAVLFGPESTGKTTLAARLAKHFNTTWVEEYMRIYLQKKWDKYNRLCRPGDLLPIAEGQMHRENELAKDANKILFCDTDLLEIVVYSEAYYNGYCNPVLLKHALNNWYDIYFLTNIDTPWVPDDLRDKPHDREGMFKRFKSTLQLYKRPYITLTGSEDERFEKAVSAINELLKPKI is encoded by the coding sequence ATGGAAGAAAAGTTATCACAACAACCCACTAACTGCATGAAAGCGGTCCTTTTTGGACCTGAATCTACCGGGAAAACTACATTGGCAGCCAGGCTGGCAAAGCATTTTAATACAACCTGGGTAGAGGAATATATGCGCATTTACCTGCAAAAGAAATGGGATAAATATAACAGGTTATGCCGGCCCGGCGATCTTCTTCCTATTGCTGAAGGACAAATGCACCGGGAAAACGAACTCGCAAAGGATGCCAACAAAATACTTTTTTGTGATACAGACCTACTGGAGATTGTAGTTTATTCTGAAGCTTACTATAACGGTTATTGCAACCCTGTGCTTCTTAAACATGCGTTAAACAATTGGTATGATATATACTTTTTAACTAATATTGACACACCCTGGGTTCCCGATGATTTAAGGGACAAACCTCACGACAGGGAAGGCATGTTCAAAAGGTTTAAAAGCACCCTACAGCTTTATAAAAGACCATATATTACCCTTACGGGTAGTGAAGACGAGCGTTTTGAAAAAGCCGTTTCAGCAATTAATGAACTTTTAAAGCCAAAAATTTGA